actcttctgccgggggtcctgccaaccctatgtcctgtgccgttggaggttccgctgggggtcctgccaactctatgtcctgtcctgttgggggtcccgccgactactcttctgccgggggtcctgccaaccctatgtcctgtgccgttggaggtcccaccgactactctcctgccgggggtcctgccaaccctgtgtcctgtgccgttggaggtcccgccgactactctcctgccgggggtcctgccaaccctgtgtcctgtcccgttgggggtcccgccgccgactcttctgcagggggtcctgccaaccctatgtcctgttctgTTGGAGGACCCGCTGAGAGTTCTGCCAATCCCATGTCTTGTTCCgttggggatcctgccgaaccctgtcccaccggctctggttcctgtccggccgacaccgggtcctgcccggcctccggagctgtcccgtcagcgccttcctgcccggcctccggagctgtctggtcttcgccctcgagcccggccccctgagagccgcggtcttcgccctcgagcccggccccctgggagccgcggtcttcgccctcgagcccggccccctgggagccgcggtcttcgccctcgagcccggccccctgggagccgcggtcttcgccctcgagcccggccccctgggagccgcggtcttcgccctcgagcccggccccctgagtgccatggtcttcgccctcatgctcggccccctgagtttgcccgctgtggtcttcgcccctccatggactcTACCTTGcacccgggccgtccgcccgagacccccaccttggactttgccttgcccccgggccgtccgcccgagatcccttctgggccctccgctgtgctcctgggctgtcagcccaaaacccgtcctccagaccccctccacccaccctgggggccctagttttgtgtccctcctccggaccccctccacccaccctgcttgaggttttggacttttgtggggtttttttagggacgtctggaatccgtcccttgaggggggggggggttctgtcacgattctcatgttatgtcacttttgtatgtttgggtgtttgctgttatgttttcctcctgggttattgtctggtccttttccctgtgtttttcctcccgtcgttagtttccctggtgtgtctagttgtctgattgtgttcacctgttgtccttatgtttctcctcccctgcccggctgtttctcggctcgtgattacccctccctgtatttagtctggtctcttcctgtgttcagtgttggttcgtcttttgttggtgactgagttcaccgttgagtgttctgttttgtctgagttggtttcattatccttgaaataaaggtttatcagagttatctgcatttgggtcctgcttccttcactcaaccgtGAAAGGatcctataataataataataataataatatcagaTAGATGCTGTTTTTATCCTTGACTCAATTAAAGTTGGCAATTTTTTCGGGGATTCCAGTCTATAACATTTGTAACCGGCGGTAAAATGTTCCACCTGTCATTTAAATGAATTTACTCTATTACGTTATCGCCCTTGTGCCTGGCACGGAGGCTTGAGACTGATAAGCTAATTACTTTATTGATTTCACAAATAAACAGACTTCTAATTTTTAATGACAAGCTTCTTTCAATTTGACATTTAGTGCCATGGACCAACTTAGGGAACACCCCATTGTAGGGTGACAGGTGACCCAATATATAACGTATTATGCTCTATACCTTTGTAGGGACGGTCACAAGCCCAGCAGCCTGGAGGAATCATTATGGAAGTTTCATAGAAGGATGTGAACCACAGCGCAGAGGGTTCAAGGTCAGTTCATAAAGTGACTAACTGCAATAAAGACATTACAAGCCAGACACTACTGGCAGCACCAGTCACCGAATGTTTGTTTTACTTCATCAGTACCTTACTCATCCCTTCAGAGAATACTCCAGAATGTTATAGCCTCGATTACTCTCCTGAAGTGATCTCATTACGATACAGTGATTATTCATGTAGTACGTGACATGTCTGTAACGTAATGGACCTCAGCTTTGAATGCATGACAAAACCAACTTCGTTATCTACAAGAATGTGATCCTTTTAGTTTTCAGTGACCTGTAATGCACTCAGAAAAACCCTCAGGCTTGATGAAGTAGGCCTACAGTCGTAAATGCTTGAGATAAGGCTTGCGTTTATAGAGGTTAGGAGCAGGCAGAGACGGACACGGAGGACAGACTCTTATCTTCACcaagacagtaaaaataaaatgtcctTCATTCTATAAATGGAGCAACTGCTGTATTCTGAGTTCAAGCAAGCAAAACAGTGCAGGTCTGATAAAGCATGATGTAATGACACTTAAAGATGTCCAGGCCTTTTTTCTAAATTATCATTGACTCAAAATGTATAAAGAAAATTGCCTGTAATATCGTTTTCaagttaaataaataatagcacAACGTAGGTAATTGTGCCAGTATAGCAACACAGTTTGCCTTTTCTCTGGCTTTAGTTTGTCCAGGTCAATGAACTCTCAGAGCTGGACTGACACTATGTTcggtacattacatttagccttGACCTAATACAGCAGAGGTACATTCACCTGGCTCTGTGTTCATAAGGTCAGCAACACAAAGGTCAGTTACTCCGCATGGGTCATTTGCAATCCATGGGGATAAATATTAAGATCATCCTGGAATTTGAAATGTGTGGAATTTAGTTTGCTCTTATACAGTTATTTCAGGTTGACAATGAAAGTAATACATCTGTATATACGTATATTTAAATATGATATTTACTTACTAGACCACTATGTACTGTAAACAGTACATTTCCAGATGCAATATGCTGcacttacattttcaaaacattcAGTTTGAATAATTTTCTTGATAAAAACTAAATTCACAAGTTGAAATAAACATTTACCTTTTGATACTGGAGAAATCAAGGTCAACACTGATCAATGGTCCATCTAGTCTAATTTTACAAACTTTTGAGActtcaacacaataaaacaatagTGCCGTTCTGTTTTTGATCATTATGGATAtttggttttgatttgcaatccgtctctcttctttcttttcccttttttttgGACTGGATGACTAAACCAACATAACGCTAAACTCCCTTTTTGGGTAATGACCAAGAGgttatgttttttaaaaaaaaagaaaaaaacctgCACACATGCTTTGGTCACAAAGACCGTTTCAAGACTGACTAAGAGTTGTTGTTAGTATAGCTGAGAGTAATACACAACCAAAAGCTGGCATTGAATACATTTCTAAGTAGTGTTTAGTTATCCTTTGATTAGACGTTTCCTTAATAGTTATATGTTTgcactttgttttatttataagtTCCGATATTTAATATTGAAGGAATTGAGAAGGTCTTTTGTctaattaaaacaaaaacatttatattttatattcccCAATGTGtacaaagtatttaaaaaagtatTGTTACTGGTACCAGAATAAAAGAAACTTTAATAGTAAAGCTGTATCTTTCATTTATAAATGTTGACTGTGACTCTTCCTTTCAGATTTTCTGGTATGTCTTCAAGCCTCAGCCTCAAtattactttattttattttctaccACAGACGGATATTTGGTTTATCTATTTGTGACACTCAGAGGGCCTAACTGGACACAGCAGGGCCTTTTGAGGGTTTTCCTGTCCAAAAATTCCTTCAGTAATTTacaattattcaatttgatagaTAATAAACCTAAAAAGTAACATTTAGCTTCTATTTCTCCTGTAAAATATGTATATTATCTGTAAagttatgttgttgttgttgttgttgttgttgttgttgttgttgttgttgttgttgtcatcaaTAATTCCCAACAGATGTGACACTTGTGAGTATTAGCATGGCTCCAAAAGCCATAATGGTTAATACACAATTTGTGTGTGACAAGTGTAATGTTAAGTCAGGGTCCAGACATACGGTTCTAGTTTTACTGCCTATTACTATCAAAACACACAATGATAAAAGCTGAGGTGAAGGCCAGAGGCAACCCTTCAGGTTGATGAACTCTGACTGAATCATTTTTTTCGTTGTCTCTGAAAAAAGTTGTGCAGTAATGGGAAAGACTTTAATATTTTTCCTGAAAGTTATAGCATGTCTTCCACTAGTTACTCTAAAATAGATATGTAAAGCTTTAAAGTTAAGATGTCATCATTATCACTGTTCTGCTCTTAAAAATGGTTGTTATTACtttatgttttgtttgtgtgattaccCCTAGCTGTCAAAGAAGAGGGGTCTCTCTTAAAAGAGATTTTACTCCTATTTTATTCCCTTTGTAAAAAGAGTGTTTTGTTTTTCCTTTGGTTTTATGAAAGTACATCACTGGCCCTTTCACGTGAAATCAGGTGAATGTCAGATAAAGAAACCTCAATGCACATACAGTCAAACTATAAGAGATGGATTTCCTTATTGATTATTTAGGATGTGTGATTTGATAGTAAATATAACATATTTTCATGAAAGATAAAAATAGTCCACGCTACTATGTATGAGCATGGACATAGTGAATATTCTATCTTTACCTTTTCATATAAACCTCCACACTTTCGCTTTTCTGTTAAATGTATGAAAATGATCTGTACTAGATAACTCAATAAGCAAGTACAGTTTTTAGGTACTTGTGTTTTATTGAAGTATTTACCAAATATTTTCATATGTAattgttttgcaaacattagttGCAGAATCACATTCATTATACAATATCTAAATTAACAAAACATTTATGATGAATAGTATGAATTAAGCTACCCAGCAGTATATACAGTTGAAATGAATCCCCATACCTTTGCAAGCTGCATGGGGCTATTTCCTCCCACTTTAAATCAATGCACACTTATTTATAATTCAGTGATATTTTATGTATTATTCTGAAATCCTAGGCCTACATTCTACATTCAAATGCAGGACTCTCACTTTATAAAAGGAGTgtttaaactatttttaaacTTTAATGTAACTCCTTTTGCTTAATTAAATTAGTATTTCTTCCATCACTAATAtaacagaaatacaaataataatagttAGAGTAAAAAAGACATTAAAGACTGTTACAATATCGGCAATATGTAGTTTATTTCTAAATATAACTCATCTTTAAAATAAGGGACCTGGTCACACATAACATATATATTGTGAAGTAGCTTTGTAGAGAAATATTTACATACTTCAAAGGTGATAGTATAATATTGACAcagatttttgtttgttttgtaaagtagattttatttttagggtAATTTCATATTCATAAAAAGAGATGGGCTGATGCCAAaccacattttttaaaaatgtttaccaAGAATTCAAAAAATATAGTTGCACTATTAAAACATTATGAATCAAAACTAATTGTGAATTTAACAAATATTGAATCTGaaatatgtaacttttttttactattttatatCTCCACCCCTGATGCaaacttttaaatgttctcaGGAAGCGGAACTGACGTCATTACCGTTCCGATCTGTTGATGTTTAACATCCATAAAAGAAACAAAGATGGCGGACGCTGTAGCGGTAGCTCCTGTGTATTTAGCAATTGGTAACATTCCTGTTGCCTTTCACTCCGCGGACCTGAGAAATTATTTCAGTCAGTTTATAGAGAGCGGAGGTTTTCAGTGTTTTCACTATCGACATCGACCGGAGCTTCTCAGGGAGTCCGAGGGGTCCGAAACCCCCCAAAAACCCGTGTGTGGAGAAGGTGAAGAGGGCAAAgaaatcagctccgttgcaaaAAACAGCGCCGTGACAGAAAACAGCTCAGTGACAGATAACAGCTCCGCGAAGAAGCAGACGGTGAAGTCCTGCTGCTGTATAGTCTCACTTCATGCTAAAGATGCCGACAGATTGATCAAGATGTATGCGGGGAATCACTGGATTAACTCGAAGGGGGACTGGCTGGCTAGACGCTGTGTTGTTAAAAGAGTAAAGGTTTCACACGACAAAGGTTAGGGATCAACATATTTCATACATAGTTTAAATAAAGGCAAGCTCATTTTAGTAGCTTCTCATACAAACGGATCACTCCTCGTTTTGTCTGGATTAGACATATTTCTGTTGTAGTTCtccattttaatttgttttccttTTCCAGATGATGGCTCATTCCCCTATAAATCGAAGCACGAGCAGCGCCATCGAGTGTCCTTAACAGAGCGTTTCACAGAAGCTGACCTCAAGAGTTTATCCGAGCTGAATCCACCAGCTCTGATGCAGAATGGCAATGTGGGCACACCGGTGAAAGTCTTCCTCCAGCTCATCCAGTCCTGCAGACTGCCTCCGAGACTTATCCGGAAGTTGGGCCTCACTTTCCCCAAGACTGGCTCCAACCGCCGGTACGGCAATGTACCTTTCCAGTATAAGGACAGTTGGACACTTCCAGCCACAGAGGAGACTATATTCACAGCTGATGGACATGAAATCTCAGGACCAGGAACTTATACTGCTCCATACCTAGGACGGAGGCTGCTGGCTGACTGCACACAAACAACAGAGACTGACGAGCCacaggaagaagaagaggatgCACATTCAAATGCAGATGATGTGGGTTTGAATCCATACATCATTATGTTTATGTCAAGTATACATGAAAAATCATCATGCCTTGACTGCTGTTTGACAATTTGTCATGTTGTTGGTTGTAGGATGATGACTGGTGTGAGGAGTGGGAACGCCATGAAGCTTTGCATGAGGATGTTACGAGCCAGGAGCGAAGCAAAGAGAGGCTGTTTGAGGAGAGGATCGAGCTGAAGTGGGAGAAGGGCGGATCAGGCCTGGTTTTCTACACTGACGCCCAGTTCTGGCAGGAGGAAGAAGGAGGTTTGCAACACTAACATACTAGGAACAACTCTTGATATATACCTCTTGAATATCAAATAATATGGCTGGTGTTGTTTAGTTTAAATCTGAAAGTGTTGTGTATTTCTACagatatattttaaatgtatttgtatctaAATTGAATCATAagataaatgtatttgttttttgtccttaaaatgaagttatTTGCTAGAGGAGATATCAATAACATTTATtccttctttttttcctgttttCAGATTTTGATGAACAAACGACAGATGACTGGGATGTCGACATGAGTGTGTACTATGATAAAGGTATTTCAAGTTTGTTTTACATCTGCGATAACATTGAAGCCAGATTACCTATGCAGGATCAGATTTTCTTTAACAAAGGTCTTTCTCTCGCAGATGGAGGTGACATGGATGCCCGTGACTATGTCCGGATGCGGTATGAAAAAAGGCTGAGGGAGGGTCTTGAAGAAAGATCTGGAGAGAGTCAATCCATTGGCAGCTTTGAGAAGTACACTAGGGTAAGGATGTGGCCTTTACCTTCCTCCATCTCTTTAACCATAGCTTATATGAACAGTTTTCATAATATTGTTTTACTTTTTAGGGCTTTGGCCGTCGTTTGATGGAAAAACAAGGCTGGAAGGATGGTGATGGTTTGGGAAACAGTCAGATTGGGATTCCTGACGCTCTTGAGAGTGACGGACAACATCCCTATTGTAAAAGGGGCTTTGGGTGCGTATGAACATGAAAACTGAATCAAACAAAAATAACTGCATGTGGCATGTTTTGGTATGTCAATGAGTATGTACTGTTTGTAGTGCTCTCCTGAAGTCAATATATGTTTTTTCCCTGCAGGTATCATGGAGAGAAATTGTTCTTGAATCCCGTGAAAAAGGCCAAAACAGATCTTCATATAAGTACAGTCTATGACAAACCTAAAAACATTGATGGAGGCGACACCTTGCTGAGACGTCAACCAATCACTAGTATGAAGTACAGAGGCTGGCAGCCAGGTGGCATCATTGGACCCCAAAGATGacaacttttttatttttctataGATTTTTTACCTATTTACTTGTCTGACTgttttattaaaacatttttcaaacctttcattacatttgtggtgattttgtctttttatattattatataattcCTCAAATTGCTGTCTTAATCacgaaaaaaaaatgttgttcctgtgttaaaggtcacatgtcatggccatttccactgatcataattccattgttgtggtctactagaatagatttatactgtgcaattttccaaactcacattggtttcgcatacagcatctctgtaaagtatgtgtattcactctcttcactaaacggctcgttgcagctcttgccccccccctccctgtgagcccagtgtgctggtcgggaccagtcgggacgttgtgactcgcgctaagctccgtggaggtgtgatttccttgtttagcgatacacagccaaactcaccctgagcacacacaaagtcacagccggagtaaaaacaataagtgtggcttgatattgagtaagaaaaaggttgataaacgctgtgagaatgggtctgcaaagagaatttcgccgcgatcccaactgtctgttatcagcctgcagccagggaggagaaatcagcagagctgcatgcactgagtgtgtgaggaagtccgtggattggtcaatttggaccaatctgcgggggcttaacgtaacggctccacggattggtccatttcgttccggggacgacatgacatcatgatgtacccggaagaatcaaatggacagtgacgtatctccaacgaggcgtttcggggaggtattttctgttttagagttgtactccctacatggtgtactttgagggttttgactctgcagaccgtttacatgcataaaaaccttcataacacacaaggggacgggcaataaccggaaaagcatgacatgtcacctttaatgcCTCACATATGTATGGAAAATGTAttaatgttacatatgtttTAGGCTGAAATATAAAAACTGCTATCCAATAGGCAGTGATTGGAAAAAGTAGTCTTTTTATATAAACAGCAATACTGCAGTGTAGAATTAATCCAtttcaaataataaaaaaatacttaAATAGAAGTACAATAGTATGAGTATCAATACATATATTTGAAGTACCAAAGTAAAAGTCATTGTTACTAAAGTTGTCAGATAAAAAGTATGTAGTGGAGGATAGAAAGTGCAACGTTTGCCTCTGAGATGTGGTGGAATAGAAGTATAAAGACGCATACAtctaaatactcaagtaaagtacaagtactgcaGAATAACTCGAGTACATGTACTTAGTTAATTTCCACCACTGCGCAAGGGTAAATGTAGAATccctttcaaataaaaaatattgcttttattttgaaacctcGAGCACGTGACCCGGATGTACTTCCCAGTTTTTTAGCCAGTTAGCTAGCTGCCGCTCTACGCATGCAAACCTATGATGCAAACACAACGGCAGCAGACGGTAAATATCCATCCATACTtattacatttataaacaaagtcCACAATGCTACAATTTGCAGTTTTTATTTAATAACTGTACTGTTAAGTCATCCGGAGTGTGatgttgcaattgtttattGCAACATCATAATTCAACTTAACCCTGTTTAGCTaagtatgggggggggggggggggtcctttCAAACCTACAGAGAACCCGTAACTTTTTAGGttttagatatatatatatatatatacccccAATTTATGTGTAGCTCACTTCAAGCCAAAATTATGCTGATCTTCGTTTTGCCCATTGAAGTTGCAGGATGTGTGACATTCCATTATGTAAACAAAGTCAACAGGGATTACAATGTGTTACATCTCTTTGACTATACAGCTTTACAGAAATTAGTAAAGTAACCTGTTATGTCCTTTTGTCTAGCCTTTTGCATGCTAATGATCTCACACTGACTGATGTGACCCTGCAGGTAAGAACCTGGATGTAGACACCCAGTAGGACATCCCATGTGGACCTCTGACTTCTGGCCCCATCTTATGTGATTCTCTCCAATCCTTGTGTAACTGAAACCATGTCAAGCCATACTGGAGTAAAGCCCTCCCTGCGCTTCGGCCAGGTGGTCATTGGACCCGCAGGCTCTGGAAAAACCACCTACTGTCGAGGAATGCAGGAATTCCTGACTAGCCTGGGACGCAAGGTGGTTGTGGTGAACATGGACCCTGCCAACGAAACACTACCGTACTCTTGTGCGGTGAATATCTCAGAGCTGGTCACTTTGGACGATGTGATGGAGAGCATGAAGCTCGGGCCCAACGGTGGGCTCCTCTACTGTATGGAGTATGTAGAAGCAAATCTGGACTGGTTAGAGAACAAGCTGAAAGAGCACAGTGACTGTTACTTCCTGTTTGACTGTCCAGGACAAGTGGAGCTCTACACACACCAGAGTTCAGTAAAGAATATATTCTCACAGCTCGCCAAGTGGAACTTCAGGGTGAGCTTCTTAAACATTCAGGGTTATTTTACCTAATTCTTACACTGATGCTTTATCTACTGTATACTGTCATCatgtatataaaatacattAAGATAATAGTTAGGATAACCTTTAATTAGTCCCAGAGCTGAGATACTGCAGTGTTTCAGTGCCAtagggcagtggttcccaaactttttgtgcccaaggcacaccaaaggacaagtaaaaatctcaaggcacacctattgtgcaaaatagcccttataacacgtgttatcactcatatcatgtaaaatatctgtattatgtgcataattatttactaatgccaaataaaatgtgacaaagacaactatattactcatgaaatatttattaacgaaatatttcagaaattaatttgaaacgttatcaaattaggcttcatcaaagcagcaacacactcatttaaaccagacaggtcacaacattaaacatgagacaaaggacattcagcacagagaactgtcaatgcaaggaagctgcattgtccatggtcctgaactacaaattataaatgtaacatttcagcagagatggggtcgttactaaaaaaaagtaatatattacatattactttaaacaaaagtaatatattacactacttcgttactctctacataaagtaactcgttactttactcgcagggccggcccgcccctccctgcaggcagatcacgcagactgctaaagtttcaaatgttctctttagttcagtttccattgtcgcataagactgatccagatcctgaatgttttcctatctgaccatggctgttctctgtctcctactatctgtatattttgcgcagtctatctatctctgctcacgctattgcgtcggcgtgttctcctgcgtgttggccatgtgttgcactggaaccagacaccgcaaagacttcagccgagcacgtacaataactctccttaccagcaggcggcgggagtgtgtattcgtcattcaaaacaggcaacaaccggaagacagagaagaagaacagactgatataaacaaacaacaaatggcgtgtgcggtagctccaccttagcaagtgttctttgcaggtgcttgttgaggtttgacgtggtgtttacagcagtggataacagcttctggcctggacacagttttcaccgtcacattcctgtctattcttcggatgaactcaaaataatgggcacacctccacccctcg
This genomic window from Pseudochaenichthys georgianus chromosome 16, fPseGeo1.2, whole genome shotgun sequence contains:
- the gpatch3 gene encoding G patch domain-containing protein 3 produces the protein MADAVAVAPVYLAIGNIPVAFHSADLRNYFSQFIESGGFQCFHYRHRPELLRESEGSETPQKPVCGEGEEGKEISSVAKNSAVTENSSVTDNSSAKKQTVKSCCCIVSLHAKDADRLIKMYAGNHWINSKGDWLARRCVVKRVKVSHDKDDGSFPYKSKHEQRHRVSLTERFTEADLKSLSELNPPALMQNGNVGTPVKVFLQLIQSCRLPPRLIRKLGLTFPKTGSNRRYGNVPFQYKDSWTLPATEETIFTADGHEISGPGTYTAPYLGRRLLADCTQTTETDEPQEEEEDAHSNADDDDDWCEEWERHEALHEDVTSQERSKERLFEERIELKWEKGGSGLVFYTDAQFWQEEEGDFDEQTTDDWDVDMSVYYDKDGGDMDARDYVRMRYEKRLREGLEERSGESQSIGSFEKYTRGFGRRLMEKQGWKDGDGLGNSQIGIPDALESDGQHPYCKRGFGYHGEKLFLNPVKKAKTDLHISTVYDKPKNIDGGDTLLRRQPITSMKYRGWQPGGIIGPQR